In Rutidosis leptorrhynchoides isolate AG116_Rl617_1_P2 chromosome 6, CSIRO_AGI_Rlap_v1, whole genome shotgun sequence, the DNA window gcagTTGCATATCCTCCATCACAACAAGGAGTGTCGTACGTAACGGCACCACCACCGGTAGGATATCCTACAATGAAATCGGAAAGTCAAAATCAAGGTCCAATTCAAACTCAAACTCAAAGCAGGGGAGATGGTTTTTGGAAAGGATGGTATGTGATTATCACATGATTTCTATATTCATATAGAAGATAGAAGATTTTGATTTTTATGTTCTTAGATATGATATGATGTTAAttttgtgtatgtatgtatgttggtTGCAGTTGTGCTGCATTATGTTGCTGTTGCGTGTTGGATGCTTGTTTCTAGAGCAACCATAGAAGATATGCGagtgttgaattttttttttttttttttttttttttttttttttgttgataaTAAAATGGTGGATGCTACATGATTTGTGTGTATTACGTTTTCTTTATTCCTTTTATTATGTAAATGGATATTGATGgatgtatgttttttttttttctctttatttTGGTTGGAATCATTATCTTACACTTTTCTTTACAAAAAGTTAACTTTCCGTAACGATTTTACTAACGAATCAGATTCTTATTGGTTTAGCTTTTGTGTGTTCAAACCAAGTGTCTTATTCACAATGATTTAATTTGATTCCTCCTTGTTGTTTAAATATAAGCCTATAATCAGGGGGTATATCTATTAAGGGTCAATATGAGTCAGCCGATTCCGACGATCAAGTTCTTTTAGTGTAGTTATATGTTAGTCAAATTTCAACATTTTGCCCCATCTTTTTATTTG includes these proteins:
- the LOC139855473 gene encoding protein CYSTEINE-RICH TRANSMEMBRANE MODULE 9-like, which gives rise to MSNFAHNQNQNQNEIPVAYPPSQQGVSYVTAPPPVGYPTMKSESQNQGPIQTQTQSRGDGFWKGCCAALCCCCVLDACF